Genomic segment of Arachnia propionica:
GCGCTGTTCCATTCCTCCGCCCAGGCGTGGGCCCAGCTCGGCACCTCGGTGCTGGCCTGGATCGTCCTGCCCGGCGCGATCGGCGCCTGGCGGCTGTTCCGCGGGGACCTGTGACCCGTCACCTGGCCGTTCCCGGTCCCGGACGCGCTGCGTCCGGGACCGCCGTCACGCCAGGTGCAGTTCCCGGTCGCAGGCCGCGACCACTGCCGGGTCGTGGCTGATGACCAGCACCGCCCGCCCCTCGCAGGCCCGCCACACGTCGCTCATCAGGGCCTCGGCGGTGGCCTGGTCGAGGTGCTCGGTGGGTTCGTCGAGGATCCACAGATCGCGGTCGGCCACCAGCAGCCTCGCCAGGGCCAGGCGGCGGCGTTCCCCGCCGGAGAGGGTGCCGCCGTCCTCCCCGACGAGCCGGCCGGGATCCAGCGGCAGGCCGGCGCGGTGCAGGGCGTCGCGGACCTGCTCGTCGGTGGCGTCCTTGTTGCCGATCCGCACGTTCTCGGCGACGGAGGTGGTGAAGATGTGGGCGTCCTGGGCCAGGTACCCGACCCGGCCGCCCCGCCGCACCGTGCCCGCGTGAGGCGGGATCAGCCCCATGGCGGTCACCGCCAAGGTGGTTTTGCCGATGCCGGAGGCGCCGGTGCAGGCCACCTTCTCCCCGGGTTTCACCACCAGGTCGAGGCCGTTTCGGAGCACCGGGGCGCCGGGCCAGCCGATGGCCACGCCGTCGAGTTCCAGTCCGGGGCCGGCCTCCCCGTCCGGGACGACGTCACCGGTGCCGACCGGGTCGGCGTCGAGAATCTCCCGGACGCGGGCCAGGGAGGAGCGGGTGCGGGTCCACGTCTGGGCGGCCGCCACGAACGTCGCCAGCACCTCGTGCAGGGCAAGCGGCACCAGCGCCAGGACCGCCAGGAAGGTGGGGTGCATGGTCCCGGAGGCGACGGCGGGACCGCCGATCGCCAGTCCCGCGACCACGGCACCTCCTGCGGCGAGCACCTGCGCCGAGGTGGCCACGCCCCGCACCCACGCGCCGCGCGCCTCCAGCCGTTTCAGGCGGTCGTCGACCTCCAGCAGCCTCGCCAGGGAGGTGTGTTCGGCGCCGTAGGCGACCAGGTCGGGGGCGGTGCGGGCCACTTCACGGACGGCGTCGGCGAGTTCCCCGCGGGTCGGGGCGGCGTCGTGGTCGGCGGCCAGGGTGGCGCGCTGCGCGAACAGCGGCACCACGACTCCGGCCAGCAGGGTGGTGGCGAACAGCGCCACCCCCGCCCACGGCGAGATGACCGCGATCCCAACCGAAGCGCCGGTGATCACCAGCAGGCCCGATGCGACGGGAATCAGCACCCTCACCACGACGTCGGTGACGGCCTCGGTGTCGGCGACCACCCGGGTCAGCAGGTCGCCGCGGCGGGCGCCGATCAGGGTGGTGCGGGCCAGCGAGTCGTAGGTGCGCATCCGCAGCCCCGACTGCATCCGCAACGCGACGTCGTGCCCGACGAGACGCTCCACGTAACGGAACACCCCACGCGAGATCGCGAAGGTCCGCACCCCCACGGCCGGGGCCTGGAGGTACAGCACGGGGGGCAGCAGGGCTGCGAAACTGATCAGCCACGCGGAGACCCCCATCAGCGCCACCGACGACGCCGACGCCGCGACGGCCAGCAGCACCGCCAGCCCCAGGCGCAGCCGACCCAGTGGGATGGCGCGGATCAGGTCCGTGAGCAGCCCCCTCACAGCCTCACCACCTCGTCGGCGGCCGCCAGCACTGCGCTGCGGTGGCTGACCACCAGCGCACCCGCCCCCGAGTCGCGCACGGCGCGGATCACGGCCGCCTCGGCGTCCGCGTCGAGCCCCGCGGTGGGTTCGTCGAGGATCAGCAGCCGTGCCCCGCCGTGCCGGATCCGGATCAACGCCCGGGCCAGCGCCACCCGTCGCCGCTCCCCGGCCGACAGGCCCTCGCCGTCGTCGCCGACGGGTTTGCAGAGGGGGAAATCGGCCCCGGCGTCGCGCAGGGCGGCTGCGAGTTCCGTATCCGGGACGCCGGGATGCCCCAGGGCGACGTTGTCGCCGACGGTGCCGGTCACCATGCCGGGATTCTGCCCGACCCAGGCGGTGCGGGCCCGCCACCGCGTGACGTCGAGGCCGGTCAGGTCGGTCCCGTCGATCAGGACCCGGCCGGAGTCGGGGCGTTGGAAACCCATCACCAGGCCCAGGGCCGTGGATTTCCCGCCTCCCGAGGCCCCGGTGAGGGCCACCACGCGACCCTCCGGCACGTCTAGGGACAATCCGGTGACGGCGGGGGTGGTGGTTCCCGGCCAGGTGAAGGTGACCTCCTCCAGGGTCAGCCGCGACCCCTCGGGAAGGCCACCGCCGCCGGGTTCGTCTCCCAGCTCGATCAGGTCGAGGGCGGCGTTCGCGGCGGCCACGCCGTCGGCGGAGTCGTGGAAGTGAACCCCCACCTGCCGCACTGGCAGGAAGGCCTCGGGGGCGAGGATCAGCACGAACAGGGCGGTCTCGAAGGGCATTTCGCCGCCGGCGAGCCGGAATCCCACGGTCACCGCCACGAGCGCCACCGACAGCGACGCCAGCAGCTCCAGTGCGAACGAGGACAAGAAGGCGGTGTAGAGAACCTTGATGGTCTGGCCGCGGAACTGTTCTTCCGTGATTTCCAGGCCCCTGCGCTGGGCCCGGGCGCGTGCGAAGGCCTGGAGGGTCGGCAGGCCCTGGATGAGGTCGGCGAAGTGGTTGGCCAGTTTGTCGGCGCGCGTGAAGGCGCGGCGGGTCGCGGCCTGCGTGGTCCAGCCGATCAGGGCCATGAAGACGGGCACCAGCGGCAGCGTGAACGCGACGATTAGGGCGCTCGGCCAGTCGGCCAGCAGCAGCACCCCACCGACCAGGAAGGGCACGCTCGCCGCCAGGCCGAGCTGCGGCAGATATTTGGAGAAGTAGCCGTCCAGCGCGTCGAGGCCGGTGGTGGTGACCTTCGTCAGCGTCGCGGATGAGGCCACCGGGCGGATCAGGTGCGCGGCGAGCACGTCGCGCCGCAGCCGCGACTTCACTGCCGCCGCGGAGCGGTGCGCCAGCACCGAGTTGACCCAGGCCAGCAGGCCGCGCGCCGCGAAGATGGCGAGCAGCAGCACCAGGGTGGGCAGCCAGTCGCCGGGCAGCGCCCGGTAGGTGAGGACGATCGCGACGGTGCGCGCCAGCAACCACGCCTGGGCGATCACCAGCCCCGAGGTCAGGATGCCGACGAGAACCGAGGCGACCAGGTAGTTCCTGGTCGCCCCGGCGCGTTTCAGGAGTCTGGGCTCCACGGGTCCGGGCATGCGGACAAGGATAGGAGGTTCGCCACGAGGCTGTGTTAATCGGACGGTTGCGATGGCGGCGAAATCATTTGCCGCAGGCTGGTTGAGCTGACTAGCGACGGGGGAACTCCCGCGCCGAAACTTTCCGAGTTCTGACGGTGACTAATGGTTTTGTCGTGTTGGATGGGTGGTTGTGTGTCAGCATGGGTAGTTTGAGTCTTCTGCTTTGGAGCAGCTGAAGGTTGGTGGGGTGTCGACCCATCTGGTGGTTTCGAGGGCTGTGAGGAGTTCTGGGGCTATGTCGGTTTCTCCGGGGGCGGAGCAGATGTGGAAGTTCCACATTCCTTCGGGGCGTCTTACGTGCCATAGCTGGCATGCGTGGACTTCTCCCTTGTCCGTTGTCAGGGTGTACGCTGAACCTGCTGCGTATTCGCCGCCAATTGTCCGGGATCCCATGGACCGGGCATCGCTGATATCTCTGTGATGTGCGCCTTCGTTGGCTAGCCATGCGTCGCGGTATGCGTCAACATCCACCATCCCGGTCTCGGGTGAAAACTTCACATGATCGCTGTACTTGCGAAGTTCGTCGTTTGAGAGGGAACCAATGGATATGCCTTCCCTATCTCCTTTTTTGTAGCTTTCCCGGACCACGATGGTGTCATAGGGTGTGCGGGGGTAGGCCAGCAGCCATCCTTTTGGGGGGTCGATCACAACGGTCCAGCGAGGCGTCGTCTCCGTCTCCGTAATGGAATCCGTGGCTGCGGTGGTCGGGTCGGGTGCAGGGGTTTCGGCCGAGCATCCCGGCAAAACCATGGTGAGAATCAGGGCGGCCGAGAAAATGCCGGAAATTGGTTTGCTCATTTCATTCGACCTATCTGGGATGTTTCCCGACTTGTGACATGGAGGCTTATTTACAGGCATCCTCAAATCTGCCCTGACCGGGGGATCAGTGGTTGACGTGGCGTATATGAACAAGTCTCATGGTGGCGGTGCCGTTCACGAAACGTTTAGCATTTCATTGAGTTCCGATGGCGGCGAATGGTTTTGTCTTGTTGTTTGGGTGGTTGTGTGTCAGCATGGGTAGTTTGAGTCTTCTGCTTTGGAGCAGCTGAAGGTTGGTGGGGTGTCGACCCATCTGGTGGTTTCGAGGGCTGTGAGGAGTTCTGGGGCGATGTCGGTTTCTCCGGGTGCGGAGCAGATGTGGAAGTTCCACATTCCTTCGGGGCGTCTTACGTGCCATAGCTGGCATGCGTGGACTTCTCCCTTGTCCGTTGTCAGGGTGTACGCTGAACCTGCTGCGTGTTCGCCGCCAATTGTCCGGGATCCCATGGACCGGGCATCGCTGATCTCTCTGAAGCGTACGCCTTCGTCGGCTAGCCATGCGTCGCGGTATGCATCAACATCCACCATCCCGGTCTCAGGTGAAAACTTCACATTATCGCCATGCTTGCGAAGCAGGTCGTTTGAGAGGGCGCTAATGAATGCGCCTTCCGGGTCTCCTTTTTTGTAGCTTTCCCGGACCACGATGGTGTCATAGGAGAAGCGGGGGTAGAACAGCAGCCATCCCTTCGGGGGGTCGATCACAACGGTCCAGCGAGGCGTCGTCTCCGTCTCCGTAATGGAATCCGTGGCTGCGGTGGTCGGGTCGGGTGCAGGGGGTTCGGCCGAGCATCCTGGTAGGGCTACGAAGAGGGCCAGGGCGGCCGAGAAAATGCCGGAAATTGGTTTGCTCATTTCATTCGACCTATCTGGGATGTTTCCCGACTTGTGATATGGAGGCTTATTTACAGGCATCCTCAAATCTGCCCTGACCGGGGGATCAGTGGTTGACGTGGCGTATATGAACAAGTCTCATGGTGGCGGTGCCGTTCACGAAACGTTTAGCATTTCATTGAGTTCCGATGGCGGCGAATGGTTTTGTCGCGTTGGAAGGGGGGTTGTGTGTCAGCATGGGTAGTTTGAGTCTTCTGCTTTGGAGCAGCTGAAGGTCGGTGGGGTGTCGACCCATCTGGTGGTTTCGAGGGCTGTGAGGAGTTCTGGGGCTATGTCGGTTTCTCCGGGTGCGGAACAAACGTAGAAGTCCCACAATCCTTCGGGGCGTCCCACCATCCAAAACTGGCACGCGTGGACCTCGCCTTTTCTCGTTGTGACTGTGTATGCAGAACCTGCTGCGTATTCGCCGCCAATCGTCCGGGACCCCATGGACCGGGCATCACTGATATACCTATCGTGCATGCCTGTGTCGGTTAGCCATGCGTCACGGTATGCATCAACATCTAGTTTCCCGGTCTCGGGTGAAAGCTTCAGTGGGCCGTCATATTTGCGAAGTTCGTCGTTTGAGAGGGAGCCAATGGATATGCCTTCTCGATCTCCCTGTTTGTAGCTTTCCCGGACCACGATGGTGTCATAGGGTGTGCGGGGGTAGGCCAGCAGCCATCCTTTTGGGGGGTCGATCACAACGGTCCAGCGAGGCGTCGTCTCCGTCTCCGTAATGGAATCCGTGGCTTCGGTGGTTGGGTCGGGTGCGGGGGTTTCGGCCGAGCATCCCGGTAGGGCTACGAAGAGGGCCAGGGCGGCCGAGAAAATGCCGGAAATTGGTTTGCTCATTTCAATTCGACCTATTTGGGATGTTTGCGGAGGTAATCGTTTGCGTTCTTGCGATTGGACTCCGCCATGGTCATTGCATCGCTCGGGGCTGTCGCCAGATCTCTGGCGTTGGTGTTGTTTATTATCCAATTCTCGAACTCCCCCCGCTCGTTGGTCTTTTTGTCGCGATCCTCGTTGGTCTTCTTGTCAGTATCCTCGTTTATGCTCAAGGTTTCGTATGGTTTCAGGTTACCCGTGCCATCAACGAAGCTGGCGGCCTTCAAGTTGGAATCCTCTGTGGGGAAAATAATCTGCTCACTGCCATCTTTGGTTTTCAGGTGCTCGCTTTTTGCGATAGTGTTGTACATCCCCGCGTTCATCTCTTCCCGAGCGGCAGCATTTTGTGCCCCTTGTCCTTCTGTGTAAGGGATTTTTTGAACGTTGTTGGTGGGGAAGGTTTGTTCGAGGAATGGGGGAAGGCCTTGGTTTTCGCCCTGGCCAATGGCATATTTCAAGAGTTTTTTTCCATCCCCGATGAGCTCCGCGTAGGGGATGGCCTTCACCACGGTCCCGATTCCATCCTGCCACGCCTTGTTCCGGTCATCCATTGCCTGCATCACCGCCTGGTTGGCGTCCGCGTCGGCCACGTAGAGGGCATTCATCAACGGAGCCCACTTCTTGGCGGTCTGTATGAGCTGCTTATCCCGCTCGGAGGGATTATCGATGCTATCTGCCTTGAAGAGATTATTCACATAGCCCTCGCGGGCGGCCATGCGGAGCACGTCGAGCGCCGGGCGCCTACCACCCTCATAGACGTCATCAAATTTGTTTTTCGGATTGCGCGTATCAACAATCTTCGGGTTGTCGAACGCAAGATCTTGGAAAATTCCGCCACGCGCCACGAACCTGTTCGCATCCCTGATGCCGAATTTGATTTCTGCGTGTCCAGTAACGTTCTGTACTGATCCGCTCTCATCGTTGGATGCACCGGAACCGACCAGGGTGAGGGAATTCGACACGCCCTCCACATGTGGGGCGATGATCGTTCCCGCCCACGAGCGCAACCGCGAATTGGTGTGCCCATAAATATCTTGGCCATTGACATCATCCCGGATCTCGGGATAACTATTGTCATGGTTCTTGTCAAGACCGTCCTGGTAGCCCAGCATGAAATTCCCGGCAATCCCGGCGCGCCTCTCGTCGTCCAGTTTGCGAGCATCAAAAGCTTCCTTGGCCTTCACGTAGTCCGGATCCGTCTCCCCTTCAGGATAATCACCCGCCTTGGGGGCGTGAAAATCGGCTTCCAAGTCCGGGAGGCTGGCATCCGCAACCATGTCTCCAAATGCCTCACCGCCATCCTGAAACCCCAAAAAAGGGAATTCGTTTCCTGTGCGATGTCCCGTCAGGTACCGGGTCATGTCCATCTGCGCGCCATCAGTCTCGAAAGGAGTATCCGAGGTCAGGAACTTGCGCAAGGCAATCAAACGAGCCTTTTCGACATCAACCGGCGCCCCTTCCTCCACGCCGTGAAGAGCGTCAGGAGTGTCCGACAACATGTACATCGAATGCATCGGATCGAGGATCGACGCATCATCACCGACCAGCAACTGCCTGGCCTTCGGCGGCAACTGGCCTGTCCGCCAAGCGAGCTCGCCCTGCTGGGTGGCGTGATCCCACGCCACGAGTTTCTGGGCGAGCGATGAACCATCCGGATCAGTGTAGAAACGTTCCCCCAGCGTCAGGTTCGGATTCACCTGCCCCGCAGCGCCCACAAGCTGCGAAAAAATCGAGTTCCCATCAATTGAATCAAGTGTACTTGGGTGACGTTCATTGCCGCGTTCCTTGAATGAATAAGAGGAGGAGCCGGCCGTCTCGAAATCATTCAACTGATCGGCAACCATCTGGTCTACCGTTCGCCCCTGCTTTCCCAGCAACCCCGCGCGCGCAGCCAAGAAAGACTCCTGATCCGCGGCGGTGGCAGAATCGAGGTTGGTTCCACCAGTCGACAGGGCAACGGCCGCCCCCAGCTGCCTCAAAATAGCATTACGCGCCTCCGCCTGCTTACCATCAGAACCCTCAGAACCCGGGGAAATCCGAAGAGCGAACCGGTAAACATCGTCCGCCGTCACCTCGTCCATCAGGGCATTTGCGATGAACGGATTCGACAACATGCCCGCGTACTTGTCGTGGAAAGCCTTGATGTCTTCGTTCGTCAGATTGGGATTCCTGATCATGCTGGCGATCTCCGGTGCTATCTTTTGCGCATTCTCCCATTCGTTGTGGCCATCGAGCACGGGAATGTCGTTGAACAGCGCCGCGCCGACCTGTTCCCGCGAGCCCTGCTTCGACGGCTCCACCAGGTCGTTGATCGCGGTCAGCATGCTGTTGGCGGTCTGGAGGGCCACCTGATCGAGGTTCTCCATCGCGGTCCTGTACTCCGCAACAATCCCGTTCAGGTCATCCTCAAGATTCTTCGTCAGGCGATTCTTCTCCAAAAACAGATCCCCTGCGGCCAGCAGGTCACTGTTCCCGGCAGCGGCATCGATCTTCTCCTCGAGATCGGCAACAGCATTGTCATACACCCGGATCGCGTTGTTGTATCGATCTCGTAGATCAGGCACCGTTCTGGTGATCGCCACCCCCACCGCCTCCGACCAAGTCTTCAACACCTTAACCGGGGAATTCAACGCCTCCGCGAACTGTTTTGCGTGTCCGGAGAGTTTCTGGATCGACCCGGTGTAGGCATCCTTCGACTCACCAACCCACTCGGGTACCCTGTCCTGCGGACAGTCGTACACCTGCGTAGCCTCGATCATGGCCTTCGTATTGGCAAGGTGAGCAGCCAGATCCCACGAGGCCTCCCGAACGTCCGGAGGCAGCGGCATCACATCCTCAGCACCACCAGTCATCACCGGCCCCCTTCCATTCTCGCCTTCAACCTCTGGAACCTCTCATCGTTGAAGGCCTCCGTCTCATCATTGTTCGAAATGGCCGTTTCCTGCCCCGATCCCAACAGGGCACACGCATCCGAGAACTCCTGCGCCATCCAACGCACCACCGTGGTCACCTGCGACGCCGCCGCACCCAGCTTGCCGGTGCCCTCATTGGATCCCGCAGGCAGCGGCAACGCAACCCCTCCGGGGGTCGCGGAACTCGTCTGTGCACCGATCTGCCCGAAGAAGTCCGCGTCCTCCCAGTCCTTCTTCGCGTTGATACCCACAGCTGAACGATTGAATTCGATATCAGCCACCACTGTCTCCCGTCGATCAGCGCAGCAACAAGACATACACTACCGACCCCGGCCACACCCCGCCAGAAAAACCGGAGGAAACTTCTGGGTAATGTTCCTGAGCGCCGGTTGCCCGGTTCCCACACGAACCCGTTCCTCCGGCCCCCGGTTCAACCAGCCGTGGGAAGCGGGATGTCCAGCTGGTGGCAGGAGGTGGCAGGAGATTAGTAGACGATCTTGTCCGGGATGTTCTTGGTGCTGATGCGCCTGCTGAACACCCAGTAGCTCCACGCCTGGTAGGCCAGCACGATGGGCACGAAGATCACGGCCGCCCAGGTCATGATCGTCAGGGTCGTCTCGGAGCTGGCGGCGGTGACGATGTTGAGGCGGGCCGCCACCGGCTGCGACTCGTCCTGCGCGAACCCCAGGTTGCCGTACATCCGCACGAACAGTCCCGCGACCATCGCGAGGATTGACAGGCCACCCAGCACGAAACCCCAGCCCTCCCGTTCCCGGTGGGCGGTCATGAACACCGACGCGGCCAGCGCGACCACGGCGACCGCGGCCGTGACCCACCCGAGTGCGGCGAAGTTCCCGAACTCGGAAGCTGCGGGCCAGAACACGTGCTGGCAGACCACGAAGACCGCCAGCAGCCCAACGATCGGCCAACCCCAGGTGCGCACGAACCCGCGGGCGCGGTCGTGGATCTCGCCGCGCGACTTCAACGCCAGGAAGGTGGCGCCGTGCACCATGAACAGGGCGACGAACAACACCCCGCCCAGCAGCGCGAACGGACCGAACAACCCGAAGAAACTGCCGTTCCACAGCTTCCCGTCGTTGGCCAGGCCGATCGCGAAATTCGCGAACCCGACGCCAAGCACCAAGGCCGCCGTCAGCGACCCGTAGGTGGCGAAGACATCGAACATGTTGCGCCACTTGGCGTTGGGATGCTTGGAGCGGTACTCGAACGCCACCCCGCGCAGGATCAGCCCCACCAGCACCAGCAGCAGCGGCAGGTAGAGCCCGGAGAACAAGGTGGCGTACCAGCCGGGGAAGGCCGCGAAGGTGGCGCCGCCCGCGGTCAGCAGCCACACCTCGTTGCCGTCCCAGGTGGGGCCGATGGTGTTGACCATCACGCGGCGTTCCTTGTCGTTTCGACCGAGCACGGGCAGGAGCATGGCGACGCCGAAGTCGAAGCCCTCCAGGAAGAAGAAGCCGATCCACAAAACGGCGATCAGCAGGAACCAGACGACGTTCAGCGCCGGGACGGCGGTTTCAAGCAGAGGCATGTCAACTCTCCAGCTCAGTACGCGAAGGACATTGGGGCGTCGGGATCCTCGGAGACCTTCGGTTCGGTCACCTCGGGCAGACCCTTGGCCGTGTAGCGGAGGAACAGGCCGACCTCGATCACCGCCAGCAGGCCGTACAGCAGCGTGTAGACGATCAGCGAGAACAACACGTCACCCGCGCTCGTGGTGGGGGAGATGCCCGCCTCGGTGGGCATGACGCCCGCCACCAGCCAGGGTTGGCGTCCCATCTCGGTGAAGATCCAGCCGAACGAGATCCCGAGCAGCGGCAGCAGCGGCATCGCGGCCATCAGCGTCGTCCACAATTTCGACGGTTTGGGGGTGCGGCCCTTGCGGATCACCCACAGCAGGTAGATCCCGATCAGCAGGCCGAGACCACCGAAGACCATCATCATGCGGAACGACCAGTAGGTGACGTTCACGTCCGGGATCGGGTTGATGCCGCCGTATCTTCCGGCGAGCTGCTCGGCGTACTGGGACTGGAGTTTCGTCTGCGACCCGTCCTGCAGCGAGTAGCCGTGCCGGGCGTACCGCTCGCGGATGGTGTCGATGCCCTTGATCTGCGGCACCCCGGCGATGATCGACAGGATGTTCGGGACCTTGATGTCGACGACGGTGCCGGTCTGGTCGGTGTTGGGCAGGGTCAGCAGCGAGAAGTCGCCGGTGTCCTCGAAGGCCCCCTCGGCGGCGGCGATCTTCGACGGTTGGAGCTGCGTGATGGCCTTGGCCTGCGCGTCGCCGGTGTAGAAGGTGAGGGCGGAACCGGCGATCAGGACCCAGGCGCCGAACTTCGTCGCCCACCGGTAGGTGGCCGCGTCCTCCTCGGAGACTCCCGGCCTTGCCAGGTGCCAGGCGGAGATGCCCGCGATCAACCCGCCCGCGACCATGTAGGAGGCGAAGATGACGTGCGGCAGCGCGGACAGCAGCAGCGGGTTGGTCAGGACCTCCAGGAACCCGCCCACGCCGTCGAGCTCGGCGCGTCCCAGCTCGGAGTTGAACTTGGTGCCCACCGGGTTCTGCATCCAGGAGTTCGCGGCCAGGATGAACACCGACGACAGCATGGTGCCGATGGCAGCGGCGTAGATGCAGGCCAGGTGGATCTTCTTCGGCAGCTTGTCCCAGCCGAAGATCCACAGCCCCAGGAAGGTGGATTCGAGGAAGAAGGCGATCAGGGCCTCCAGGGCCAGGGGCGCACCGAAGACGTCGCCGACGAAGCGGGAGTACTCCGACCAGTTCATCCCGAACTGGAACTCCTGGACGATGCCCGTCACCACTCCCAGGGCGAAGTTGATCAGGAACAGCTTCCCGAAGAACTTCGTCAGCCGTAGGTACCGCTCCTTGCCGGTGCGCACCCAGAACGTCTGAAGTACCGCCACGAGCATCGACATCGCGATCGTGATCGGTACGAAGAGAAAATGGTAGACGGTGGTGATTCCAAATTGCCACCGTGCTATTGCGACGGGGTCCATGGGCGGAACCTACTACTCCGGAATGACATTTTCAAGATGACGACAAGTTGTCCCGATGGCTTTGTCGAGAACAATTGGCCGGGGTGGTTCCGAGTGGCGTCGTGAAGAGTCCGTCGGTGGCCCGTAGAATGCCCCCATGATGGCCCGGGGTGAGCTGGAACGGCAGGTGATGGTGCTGCTGTGGCGGGCCGGTGAGCCGCTCACCGTCGCCGATGTTCAGGGCCTGTTGATTCGCGACCGGGACCTGGCATACACCACCGTAATGACGGTGTTGGATCGGCTCGCGAAGAAAGGCCTTGCCAGACGGGAAAGGCGCGGCCGGGCCTGGTGCTACGAGCCCACCGACCCGCAGTCGGTGGTGCTGGCCCGCGAGATGGCCGGCCTGCTCCGCGACGTTCCCGCCGAGGTTCG
This window contains:
- the cydC gene encoding thiol reductant ABC exporter subunit CydC — translated: MRGLLTDLIRAIPLGRLRLGLAVLLAVAASASSVALMGVSAWLISFAALLPPVLYLQAPAVGVRTFAISRGVFRYVERLVGHDVALRMQSGLRMRTYDSLARTTLIGARRGDLLTRVVADTEAVTDVVVRVLIPVASGLLVITGASVGIAVISPWAGVALFATTLLAGVVVPLFAQRATLAADHDAAPTRGELADAVREVARTAPDLVAYGAEHTSLARLLEVDDRLKRLEARGAWVRGVATSAQVLAAGGAVVAGLAIGGPAVASGTMHPTFLAVLALVPLALHEVLATFVAAAQTWTRTRSSLARVREILDADPVGTGDVVPDGEAGPGLELDGVAIGWPGAPVLRNGLDLVVKPGEKVACTGASGIGKTTLAVTAMGLIPPHAGTVRRGGRVGYLAQDAHIFTTSVAENVRIGNKDATDEQVRDALHRAGLPLDPGRLVGEDGGTLSGGERRRLALARLLVADRDLWILDEPTEHLDQATAEALMSDVWRACEGRAVLVISHDPAVVAACDRELHLA
- the cydD gene encoding thiol reductant ABC exporter subunit CydD — its product is MPGPVEPRLLKRAGATRNYLVASVLVGILTSGLVIAQAWLLARTVAIVLTYRALPGDWLPTLVLLLAIFAARGLLAWVNSVLAHRSAAAVKSRLRRDVLAAHLIRPVASSATLTKVTTTGLDALDGYFSKYLPQLGLAASVPFLVGGVLLLADWPSALIVAFTLPLVPVFMALIGWTTQAATRRAFTRADKLANHFADLIQGLPTLQAFARARAQRRGLEITEEQFRGQTIKVLYTAFLSSFALELLASLSVALVAVTVGFRLAGGEMPFETALFVLILAPEAFLPVRQVGVHFHDSADGVAAANAALDLIELGDEPGGGGLPEGSRLTLEEVTFTWPGTTTPAVTGLSLDVPEGRVVALTGASGGGKSTALGLVMGFQRPDSGRVLIDGTDLTGLDVTRWRARTAWVGQNPGMVTGTVGDNVALGHPGVPDTELAAALRDAGADFPLCKPVGDDGEGLSAGERRRVALARALIRIRHGGARLLILDEPTAGLDADAEAAVIRAVRDSGAGALVVSHRSAVLAAADEVVRL
- the cydB gene encoding cytochrome d ubiquinol oxidase subunit II, with product MPLLETAVPALNVVWFLLIAVLWIGFFFLEGFDFGVAMLLPVLGRNDKERRVMVNTIGPTWDGNEVWLLTAGGATFAAFPGWYATLFSGLYLPLLLVLVGLILRGVAFEYRSKHPNAKWRNMFDVFATYGSLTAALVLGVGFANFAIGLANDGKLWNGSFFGLFGPFALLGGVLFVALFMVHGATFLALKSRGEIHDRARGFVRTWGWPIVGLLAVFVVCQHVFWPAASEFGNFAALGWVTAAVAVVALAASVFMTAHREREGWGFVLGGLSILAMVAGLFVRMYGNLGFAQDESQPVAARLNIVTAASSETTLTIMTWAAVIFVPIVLAYQAWSYWVFSRRISTKNIPDKIVY
- a CDS encoding cytochrome ubiquinol oxidase subunit I codes for the protein MDPVAIARWQFGITTVYHFLFVPITIAMSMLVAVLQTFWVRTGKERYLRLTKFFGKLFLINFALGVVTGIVQEFQFGMNWSEYSRFVGDVFGAPLALEALIAFFLESTFLGLWIFGWDKLPKKIHLACIYAAAIGTMLSSVFILAANSWMQNPVGTKFNSELGRAELDGVGGFLEVLTNPLLLSALPHVIFASYMVAGGLIAGISAWHLARPGVSEEDAATYRWATKFGAWVLIAGSALTFYTGDAQAKAITQLQPSKIAAAEGAFEDTGDFSLLTLPNTDQTGTVVDIKVPNILSIIAGVPQIKGIDTIRERYARHGYSLQDGSQTKLQSQYAEQLAGRYGGINPIPDVNVTYWSFRMMMVFGGLGLLIGIYLLWVIRKGRTPKPSKLWTTLMAAMPLLPLLGISFGWIFTEMGRQPWLVAGVMPTEAGISPTTSAGDVLFSLIVYTLLYGLLAVIEVGLFLRYTAKGLPEVTEPKVSEDPDAPMSFAY
- a CDS encoding BlaI/MecI/CopY family transcriptional regulator, which gives rise to MMARGELERQVMVLLWRAGEPLTVADVQGLLIRDRDLAYTTVMTVLDRLAKKGLARRERRGRAWCYEPTDPQSVVLAREMAGLLRDVPAEVRDEALRLLSESLSLPSPTP